The genomic window GGTCGCCGCGTCGACCCATCGCTCGAGCACCGCCTCGCTGCGACGGATGCTGCCCGGGGCCTGCTCATGCCGAACCAGCGTCTCGGTCTGCATCCCCGGCTCGGGCACTTCGTGACCTTCGATAGCGGTGAGCAGCTGGCGCTCCAGCAGCCGGAAGGCCACTCCGTCGAAGGGCAGGTGGGACAGGAGAAGGATCATGTGCGTGACGATCCCGCGGCGGTGCAGCAGCCCTATCCGGATCGGGGCGGCGTCCAGCTCGAAAGCCTCCGTCGGGAACCCCGCGTCCCGGAACCGCTCGAAGCCACCTCTTTCCAGCCCGCCCGCGCCGCTCGCGTCATGCATGTCCCGCACGAGGACCGAGACCTGGGCGTGATCGCGGAAGGTCTGTTCCCGCCGCTTCTCATCGAAGACGACGCGCAGGATGTCGAGCTGCGTCAGGTAGCGCTCGATGCGTGACAGCGCAGCCCGGAGCGGCACCGGGCTGTCGACCCGCGAGATGCCTATCGGGTTGAGCTGGTCCGAGCTCGAGCCGAGAACGAGCATGCTCTCCCACATGTTTCCCTCCCCCCAGGTGAGGGGGAGAGGCCCAGCTTCGGGCCCGCGAAGGACGATCTCATGCGGTTCCCACTGGTCCGCGCTCAACGCTGCGACCTTCCCCTGGTCCTGGGGGCTGGCGACTCCCCGGGGACCGCGCCCCCCTCCAGGAACCGGTCGGCGTAGGACGGTGTGGCCGAGCGCGCCCTCAGCAGGTTGCGATGCAGGTCGCCCAGTAGTTCGAGCGGCCGCCCCCGCGAACACCACTCGTCCAAGGAGACAGCGAATCCGTTTCGCTGCCACAGTCTGCCGTTGTGCTCCTCCCACTCACCGAGCGGTTCCAGGAGGATCATCGGCGTCGCCGCGTGCAGCGAGTCGAGCAGCGTACCGGCCCCAGGCTTGCTCACCACGGCGATGCCCTGGCGCACGAGGTCGAAGGAGGCGGGGCATCGCGTCGCGGCCCGATAGCCGACGCTCCCGTCCCCTCTCACCTCGCCGAAGGGCGGGAATCCGCCGTCGCTCCACGGCTGCCAGTCGGGGTCGCTCGTGAAGTACCGGGTGCCGTCGCGAAACGTGATGTCGGCGCGCTCGTGGGCGACGACGTCGAGCTGGACGCCGCCTCGGGCGAGCCGCTGCGCGTCGGTGAGGAAGGTGCCCATGCCCCACCCGCCGCCGTGCACGAGCATCCTCGGTTCGCGATCGGCCCACGGGATGACCGGCTCGCCGGAGACCGGGATGGTGATGTCGACGGTTCCCCGGCGGCTGTCCATCAGCCAGACATCGCCGGCGCCGGCGATGTCTCCTCCGGCCTGGAACGAGGGAGAATGAATCGCGTCGACGTGGCATCGTTCGACTCGTAGCCCGAGTGTGGTCCGCTGGTAGGCGTCGACCACCGGGGCCCAGAAACCCGAGAAGACGACGACGGTGGAAACCCCGCTGCCGGTCCATTCCTCCAGCAGACGGGCGGTGAGGTCGGCGTCGAGGAGGTTCCGCTGGTCCCTGGCCAGAGCATGCGCTGCTCGTGCGAGGCGGAAGTCACGGTGGAACAGTCGCCTGTTGACCTGTATACGGTCGCGGATCGGGCCCGGGAACAGCCGCTCCAGGACGTCGACGCGGGCGGCCGTCCCGGACTCGTTCAGCCGGCGGGCGAGCAGAAGTCCCGGCACGTAGGCCCCGAGCGCCACCCCGGAGGTGAGGATCGCGATCATCCCTGCGGACCGACCGGATGCGCGCCGAGGGAGTAGAAGCGGGAGCACGTCGGGCAGATCGGGAACAGTTCCTTCCGTACGTGGTCACGGACCTTCTTGGCCCGGTCGCCCTGCCAGATCTCGAGCAGGCTCTGCTCGTGGATGTTGCCGATCGTGATGTCGTAGAACGTGTGACAGGTCGTCACCTCGCCGCGCGCGGAGATCTCCGCGTACCGCCACGGTATGGCGCACCGTTGATGGAAGTCGTTCATCTTGCTCCAGTCGGCGGCCAGGTAGGCGGCGATGGTGCCGGTGTCGACGGTCTCCGGTCTGGTCCAGAAGCGCACGTTGTTGGCCTCGCAGAGCTTGCGGACCGCCAGCAGCTGGCGCACGAGCTCGTCCACGTCCACGTCGGCGAAAATCTTGGGATCACGCACGTACGAGGCGGCGTGCGGGGTCGACGTCACGCCGAAAACGTCGTGTGCGACCAGGCTGTAATGGCGATGCATCTCGGGCGTGGCGTAGCTCTGCAGCTCGACGCTGATGGCGCCCAGATGCGAGAGGTCGACGTCGCGGAAGAACTGCTCGATGGTCAGATAGTTGTCGGGGGTGATAAGGAACGTGATGCCCAGCTCGGGATAGCGCAGACCGGTGCGGCGCTTCTGCTCGCTGACTTCCTCGATGCCGCGCATCGCCTTCTGATATACCCCGCGCCCGCGCTGGCGGTCGTTGATCTCCTCCGGACCGTCGAGCGAGACCCAGATCCGGGTGGGGCTGTCGGTCACGAGTCTGTCCGCGTGGCTGCGAAGGGTTGTCCCGTTGGTCGGGAAGACGAGCTGGCAGCCTCCCTCGCGCAGGAGGTCCATCGCCTTCCAGATGCCCTTGTAGAGCAACGGCTCGCCGCCGAAGAACTCGACGTAGGGCCGCGCCGGGAGGCTCTCCTTCAGCGTGTTCAGCAGGAGATCCTCATCAAGCTCGGCGAGCTTCGACAGCTCCAGGTACGAGCCGTTCTCTCCCCACTCGTAGCACATGGTGCATCGGAGATTGCACCGTTCGAGTAGCTGGATGACCAGCCACGAGGGGCCCTTGGCCGGGGGCTTGAACTTCTGGGTGGTCATGCGGATGCCTTCCCCGTCGTCTCGGTACCGAAGATGCGGATTCCGGCGCGCCCGGCTGCCGTGGCCACCGCTGTCAGCAGGACGACCTCGTCGCTGGGCCGCTCGGTGAAAAGGGCGAGACACAGCCGCCCGCGAGGAGGCACCAGCGTTCCTGCGGTCACGAGCAGGGCGCCGGGACTTTTGCCGTCGAAGGCAAGGTTGTCGCGCTCCAGTTCACCAGCCAGCCGTTCGAAGGCGCGCGCCGTGCCGACGCGTACGGGAAGGTGGCGCAGTACCGCTTGCAGGCCGCACGAGGCGGCCCGGGCCTGGAGCGCCAGTCCGATCATTCCCATCGATGTCCGGGCGTTGACCTCGAGAACGGGTACGACCGTGCCCTCCTCGATCACCATGCCGTCTATGCAGACCGGGCCGTGGTAACCGTCCTTGCTCAGCTCGCCGGCGACAGTGGCGGCGATCTCGGGATGATCCGTCTCGTCGAGCGTCCGGAGCAGCTCGTCCGTCGCCGGCCGGCTGCCCGCGTAGGTGAAGTCCCGGTTGTCGGTCTGCACCACCGCGCCGGGCTCGGCGGAGCCGTCGGGATTGATCTCCCAATGCGTTGAGAAGTCGAGTCGGCGGCGGTATCGGGCTTGGACGATCACCTCCACGTACGCCCCCGCGGCCACTTGCGCGTCGAGGTGCCGCACGATCGAGTCCAGGACTCGGGGCGACGTCACCACCAGCGATCCCCGGCCTGCGACGCCGTACGGGTCCTTCACCACGACGTCGGCGCTGCCGTGGGCAGTGACCAGACGCCGTAGCTCCGTGGTGTCGTGGGCGACCTCACCCGCGCCTGCCCACCCGTTGCGGCGCACGATCTCGTTCGACCAGCTCTTCGAATTCACTCGTACCACAGTGTCGTAGGGCGGGTGTGTACCAGCCAGCCCGAGGGCCTCTCCCAACACTGCCGTCGATCGGAGCACTGCGTACGGGGCCAGTGTCAGGCCCGCTACAGCCGTTCGGATTTCGCTCCAGCGTGCCGGCGTGGGAGTGGAGGCTGCCGGACTCTCGCCGAACAGTTCGGGGACGATCAGATGCTCGGCCGTGAAGCCGGCGAGCGCCAGGAGCGCTGTGAAGGCGGGATGCGGTGCGGCCGGCGCCGCGAGCAGGTCCCCCGGCTCACAGAGCACCGCCAGCGTCTCGCCCAGCGCCGCTACGACGGGAGCTGCCCGCCGGTCAGACACGCCGGGCAGGCTTGCCATGTCCGCCGGACGCCACGAGCCCTCGGCGTCGAACGGCCCCATGCGGAGCGCACCCACGATCAGGCTGCCGTGGCCCGCATCGACACCACGAAGGTGTGAAACTGGCGCAGTGAGGTCAGGTCCGCGAGGTCCAGGTTCTCGAAGTCGAGGTTGACGTCCAGGGCGTCCTCGACGCTGAGCAGAAAGGTGATCATCTGGATGGAGTCGATGCCGATGTCATTGACGATGTCAGCGTCGTCGTCGATCTCGGCGGCCGGTGTGCCATCGCCGACCGCTTCGGCGAGAAGTTGCTTGAGAAGTGCCATCTCGTCCATGTCAGATTCCATTCAGATACAGCAGGATGCATTTTGAGCACACCGGCATAAGCCCGGTGCCGCGCAGCGTCTCCCGTACTCGGCGGAACCGTTCTCCCCGCCACAGCTCAACGACGTCCTCCTCGTGCAGGTCGCCCACGATGAACTCGGAGAAGAATTTGCACGAGCTCACGTTCCCGTCGGCGTGCACCTCCATCCGATTGGAGACGGCGAGGCATTTACTCCGTCGCTGTGCCGGACGCGACGTGCCGAGAACGAAATCTTCCACCTCGTCGGCGGCAAGCTGCGGTTGATAGCGGATCCGCGCTCGCCAGCGCCGTTCTGCCAGGCGTCTCATGGAATCGCGCAGGACTGGAATCGTCTCGGGGTTCAGCCGATAGGTGTACGAATGCCAGGTCGGCCGCTCCCCAGGCTTCGGCGGATTTAGCCAGGAGAACTCCCGCGCGTACATCTCGTCCATCTCCGCGGCGACGCTCTCGCTGATGTACCACGGGAACTGGAAGTACACGCTGTGGACGCCGAGTTCCTCAGCCCACTCCATGAACTCGTACATGTTGTGCACCGTCTCGTTGCTCACCATGCAGGAGACCGACACGATGCCGCGGAAATCGCCGCTGCGCTGCAGGTCCAACATCCTCTCGATGTTGCGCACGGTCCGTGGGAAGGTGCCCCGGCCCCGCAGCGCCTCGTGATCGCCGGCGAGACCGTCCAAGCTGACCAGAAGGTTCAAGTTCTCACCGATGCGCAGCAGGCTTTCCGCGTTTCGCTCCATGAGGAGCCCGTTCGTGCACATGGTGACGGTCCGCGGATGTTGCTCCAGCAGCTGTGCCACCTCGCCGAACTTCGAATGCATGAGCGGTTCGCCGCCCCACAGGAACAATTTGGCGCGGTTGTCGTCGGTGGCGGTCAGAACCCGCTCGATGATGTCGACGCCGAGTTCGGTGCGTTGCATCTCGTGACTGTACTCGCGGAGAAATCCCTGCTCGTTCCATTGATAGCAGTGCAGGCATCGCAAATTGCATTTGTAGGTCAGTTGCAGGCTGATCTCGTCCGGGATCGGCGACGCGTACGTGGGATCCGCGTCGAGGGCGCTCTTGGTTCGGGACCGAATCTCAATGGTCCGCTTGAGGTCCGAGAACTCTCGTGAGTCAATGGTTTTGGCCGTGCGTGGATGGCTCATTACCTGGACACCGTTCGTCGAAGATGTGGCCGGCAACAAATCCCGCCGTCGCGGTCCATGAACTCACCTGCGCCGACCCGGATCGGACCCGTTCGGCCGGACCGCGACTCGCAAATCAGGAGATCATATGGGATACGTTCGTGTCTACATCGGAGGGCGATCAGACATTGATCTCTACAAATTTATTTTGGTGATTCGGTGCTCCGCCTGGGCCGCGGCGCGCAGCTCATCCAGGTAGTTCAGGCCATGCAGAGCCGCCTCGGCCGGAATGCCGAAGTCGATGAGGCACGCGATCTCGTCGACGTCCGCCCGGCGGGCCCGGTCGACGACCGCCAGGGCGTCTGACACCGAGCCGAAGAGACCGTCCGTCGTGAGGTAGCGGAGATAGGCGCTGTCGACGGCCGCCGGGGCGAACGTGGTCCGGGCCCAGGACTCCGCCCGCTCTCTGGCGGACTGGCGCCCCGGTGTCGCGGCGCTCGCGGACGGGCCGGCGGACCGGAGGTTGAGGTCGAGTGCGGACATCAGGTAACGCCGCAGCGGTTCGCGCACGAGGTCCTCCACTGCGGGGAGGTTGTCGCCTAGGCAGGCGTGCAACATCAGGACGACGTGGCCACGCCCGTCACGTCCGGAGTCCGCGAACGCCCGCCGGTACTTCACGACCTTGTCCGACAGTGAATCCATGTCATGCGTCAGCAGGTTCGTGAGAAGGCCGGTGCCGGCGCGCCCCGCGGCCTCGAAGGTCTCGACGTTGCCGCTGCTCGTGAGCCACAGGGGGATGTCGGACTGGACCGGTGGCGGATAGACCTTGAGGGGCGTTTCGGCCTCGTACGGGTCGCCGCGCCATAGTCTTCGAAGGGTATCGACGGCGGCCACGGTGCGCTGTCGGCGGTCCGCGTACGCTTCCGGCGCGAGGAGGAAGTCCTGGGGGTTCCATCCGGAGGCGAGTGCGAGGCCGGCCCGTCCGCGGGAGAGGTTGTCGATCACGGCCCACTCCTCGGCGACCCGGACCGGATGATGAAGGGGAAGTACCACGCTTCCGGCGCGCACCTTGACTCGGCTGGTGGTGGCGGCCACCGCCGCCGCCGTGACCGCCGGGTTCGGAAACAGGCCCCCGAACCGGTGGAAATGGCGTTCCGGTGTCCAGACCGCCGCGAAACCGTGCTCGTCCGCGAAGCGTGCGCCCTCCATGAGCAAGCGGTAGCGGTCTCCCGCTGCCTCGCCGTCATCGGCGAAATAGAACAAGCTGAAATCCACGGCGCCCCCCGTCAGCTGGTGTCGATACCTCACGGTCCACAGGCCAAACGTGTCGCGATGATCGCTGACGGTAGCAGTCGGATAGTCGCAGGGCGAGATCGACAGTGGTATCTTTCGATCAATGGGGTTCCCCTCCCGAGGCGTGACCGCCCGGTGTACGCAGGTACCGGCGCACGCACCCGCTGATCACGCGAGGGCAGATGGAAAGCATCACCAAGAACCGGCAGCCGGCCGAGAAGCTTCGCGCGATGGTGTCTCGGGCGTACGGCCCGCATCAGCTGCCCGCCGACAGCGGGCAATGGTTCAGCGAGCTGAGTCACGGCTTGTTCAACGCGGTTTACCGGATCCGGCTGCGCTCCGGGAAGCAGGTCGTTCTGAAGGTCGCGCCGGCGCCCGAGGTCGAGGTCATGACTTACGAGCGCGGTACCATGGCGACCGAGCTGACGGCCCTCCAGCTGATCGCAGAGCACACCAAGGTTCCCGTACCCGCCGTGCATTTCGCGGACCGGACCCATGAGCTGTGCGACGCGGACTACTTCTTCATGTCCTACGTCGAGGCCGACAATCTGAACGCTGTCCGGAACAAGCTCACCCAGGCGCAGATCGACGCTTACGACCTCGCGCTCGGCTCGATCACCCGGGAACTGAACTCCCTCCACGGCGAGCTGTTCGGTCCACTGACCGGTCCGGGCGAGACCACGTGGCGTGCGACGTTCCTGCGCATGATCGAGGAGTTGCTGGGCGACGGCGAGCGGCGTGACGTCGACCTCGGCTGCGCGTACGACCGGATTCGCGCGATCCTATCGGCACACGCGGACTCCCTCGACGAGGTCACCGAACCCCACTTCGTCGCCTGGGACCTGTGGCCGGGAAACTGCATGGTGCGCGACGGCGAGATCGTGGCGATCGTGGACCATGAGCGGGCGTTCTACGGCGACCCGCTGATGGAGTTCGGATTCGCCGGCCACGAGCTGAGCGCCTTCGGCGACCCGGCCGTTTTCTTGAGCGGCTACGGGCACACGTCGCTCAGACCTGGCGAGCGGGTACGCCGTCGGCTGTACAACCTCCACCTGCTGATCGTGCAGATCATCGAGACGGAGTACCGGCAGCACCAGGACACCGGGCAGTACGACTGGGCCCGGGAACACCTGCGCACGGCCGTGCACCTGTTCGACGAGCCCATCAGGTGACCGAGTCGGCGAAGCCGCCCCTGGCCTCCGACGCCACCACTGCTCTCGGCACCGCACCACTGGGACGGCTGCTCTGGCACACCTGCTCCCAGACGACCCTGTCGGTCGGTGTCTACGGCTTCTACGCCCTGACGAACGCCTGGTTCGTCGCGCACGGGGTCGGCGCGGACGCGATGGCCGCAGTCAACCTCGCCGCTCCCGTGCTGCTCGTCATGGGCGCGGTATCGACCACGGTGGGCGCGGGCGGTGCGTCTCTCGTGTCCCGTCGGCTCGGCGCGGGCGATCCAGCCGGCGCCGCGCGGGCCGCCGGTAACGCATTCGCGATCTACTGGCTGATCGCGATTGCCGTGACCGTGTCCGGGCTCATCGCCCTGGACCCGCTGCTCGGCGTGCTCGGCGCCGGTGCGGGAACCAGCGACTACAGCCGCGACTATCTCGTGGTGCTGCTGTGCGGCACGCTGACGTACACGGGCTTCTCCAGCCTGGTGCGCGCCGAGGGCCGCCAGCGATACGCCACCGCGCTTTGGGTCGTGGCCGTGGTGGTGCAGATCATCCTCGATCCGCTGCTCATCTACGGCTTCGACCTGGGAGTGCGCGGCGCGGCGCTGGGCACCGTCGGAGGCCAGACGGTGTCGGCGCTGATGAGCTTGTGGTTCTTCTTCGGCCAGTCCACGCGGCCATACCGGGTCGGCGTCCGAGATCTGCTCCCGCGCTTGGCGGTCCTCAGGGAATTGATCGGAATCGGGGCGCCGTCGTTCCTCGCGGGGCTCGGGGCGACGCTGCTGGTCGTGTTGGTCAACAGAGCCCTTGCGACCGCTACGGTCGCCTTAGCCGCATACGCCGTCTGCGCACGCATCCAAACCTTCATCACTATGCCGCAGATGGGGATCAGCCAAGGCATACAGCCGATCGTCGGTTACAACGCCGGGCGTGGGCTGTCTGAACGCGTGCTCCGCGTCCGTACCCTTGCCCTGCGGGCGACCCTGGGCTACGGCGTGTTGGCCAGCGCCGTCTTGATCCTTCTCGCGGACCCTCTCACCCGGATCTTCGTCGAGGAGCCAGAAGTCGCCCTCGAGTCCGCGCAAGTGCTGCGGATCCTGGCAGTGGGGATAGCGGTGGCTGGCGTCGTCCCCCTGACATCAGCCTACTTCCAGTCGCTCGGCCATCTCCGGCCTGCATACGTGATCTCCGTGGGCACACTGCTGATCATTAAGCTGCCCCTTGTGCTTGCCCTCGCCGTCCTGGGCGAGGTGGGTGTCTGGTTCAGCCTCGCAGCGGGCGAGCTCTTGTCGGCCTGCGTCGCGTTGCTGGCGATCTCTCGTCTCTATACGGTAACCGGGAGATCCGAAACCAGTACAATCCGACCACCTCGGTCCTAAAGGCGGCGGCGACCACGAGCAGCTCGCGGTCGCCGCCGGGAGCGTCGGTGCCCCCCCGTCAGCCCGCCGATGCGGATGGTGGCGAACCACTCGTTGCGGTACCACAGGCGCGGCTAACAGCGGTGCTGCCTCGGACGACGAGCTGGGCGGGCACGAGAGTCTGTGTCCGCCGGGAACCTTCGCCGCGGATCTGGTGCAGAATCTCCTGCAAACAGAGGCGGCCCACCTCGGCGAAGTCCTGGCGGACGGTGGTGAGCGAGGGAATGAAGGAGGTGGCTTCCGGGATGTCGTCAAAGCCGACGACGCTGATCTGCTCCGGCACATCCTTGCCTCGCTCTTGAAAAGCTTTCAGCAGACCGAGAGCCGTCTGGTCGTTGGCGGCGAGCACAGCGGTGCAGCCCGGCCGGTCGGCCAGATCGAGGCCGGCGACATACCCCGATCGAGCCGACCAGTCCCCGTGCAACAGCGGAGGTATCGTCTGACCCGCTGCCTCCAACTCGCTGCGCCATGCCACCGCCCGTCGGATGGCGGCGGCCGATTGCTCAGGCCCGCTGACGTGCCACACCGTCCGGTGCCCCAACTTCAGCAGATGGCGGACGGCCAGGCGGACGCCCTCCGCATGGTCGCTATCCACCGTGCTGTAGCGATGGGAGATGTCGGAGTCGACCACGACGACATGGGGCAAGGTGGGCGGTAACGCCATCCCCACCTCGTCGAGCAGCTGAGCCTTCATCAGGATGATGATCCCGTCAACCGCCAGCTCGTCGAAGCGAGTGAAGGCGCCGATAAAGCCGCTGCGGGTGGGTGCCTGCACCGGGATCAAGGTGATCGCATAGCCTGCGAGCACGGCCTGAGCGGCGATTGATTCAAGAATGCGGCCGCTGCCGGTGTCGGCAAGGCTGCCCAGCATCACGCCGAGGGTTTTGAACTCGCCGTGTTTGAGAGCCCGCGCAGCACCGTTAGGTCGATAACCCAGCTCTTTCATGGCGGCGAGCACCTGTCGCCGGGTGCTGCCGTCGACGCCGCTATAGCCAGTGGAGACGCGAGAAACGGTCTGTGTGGAGACTCCAGCGAGCCGGGCAACGTCTGCCATCGACACCCGGCGCCGCCGCGGCGGATCGATCTGCGGCACTGGTTGAACCCCTCTGTCGAACCGGCCCGCCCGGGGCGACCCGTCACGTCGAAGATCCATGTTAGACACAGGGCCGGGCGCCTCCCAAGTTACTAGGGGTCTTCTGACGTTCTCGTGGGTCGGTTCTCGTGATCGTCCGGGTGGCGACGGGCAGAGGCCGCCGCGGCGGAGCATGGCCATGGCGGCCACGATGATGCAGCGATGGCCAACCGGCCCGTCACGCTCTGGTACGGTGGAGATCGTTGTCGATGTCTCATGTTCAGGCTTGTACCTCCTCGATCGGCTCGACGGCCCCCCTTGTGCGGAGGCTGTCGCCAGCGATCGCCGAAGGGAGAACCACCCCTTGAGCGCTACGCACGCCTTCCCCTGGTCCGACCTTGACGAGAAGGCCGTGGCGGTCAGCAGGGCCCTCACCATCGACGCCGTCGAGCACGCCGGCGGCGGACACCCCGGGACGGCGATGGCGCTCGCGCCGGCGGCATACCTGCTCTTCCAGCGTTTTCTCAGGCACGATCCCGGTGACCCGGACTGGGAGGGCAGGGACCGGTTCGTGCTTTCCTGCGGTCATGCGAGCCTGGCCCTGTACGTGCAGCTCTACCTGTCCGGATACGGAATCACGATCGAGGACCTCGCACGCTTGCGGCAGTGGGACTCGGCGGTGCCCTCCCATCCGGAGCGTGGCCGCACGGCCGGGGTCGAGATGACGACCGGCCCCCTCGGCCAGGGATTCGCCACCTCCGTCGGTATGGCGATGGCCGCCCGGAAACGGCGCGGCCTGTTCGACCCGGAGGCGCCGGCCGGTACCTCGGTGTTCGACCACACGGTGTGGGTTTTCGCCTCCGACGGCGACATGCACGAGGGCGTCACGAGCGAGGCGTCCTCGCTCGCCGGCCACCAGCGGCTGGGCAATCTCGTCGTACTCTACGACGACAACCGCATCTCGACCGAAGGCGACACGGCCCTCGCCTTCAGCGAAGACGTCGCCGCGCGCTACGAGTCGTACGGCTGGCACGTGCAGTGCGTCGCCGACATCAACGACATCCCCGCCCTCGCCATGGCGATGCAGGCGGCGCGTGACGAAGCCGGGCGCCCGTCGCTCATCGTCGCGCGATCGGTGATCGGCTGGCCCGCGCCGGGCGTACAGGGAACCGCCGCATCGCACGGCGGCCCGCTGGGACCCGGCGAGGTGGCCGCCACCAAGCGCCGGCTCGGGCTCGCCGAGGACAGGACCTTCGACGTGCCCGGCGCCGTGCTCGCTCACGCCCGCCGGGTCAAGGAGCGTGGCTTCCGGTCGCGTACCGACTGGAACGCCCGCTTCGACAAGTGGCGCGCCGAGTTGCCGGAAGCCGCGGCGCAATGGGACCGTGTCTCGGCGGGGCTACTGCCCCGGGACTGGACGGCCGGGTTGCCGGCGTTCGCCGCGGGCACCGAGGTCTCGACCCGCCGCTCCTCCGGCGAGGTGCTCAACGCGCTTGCCGGTGTCCTGCCCGAGCTGTGGGGCGGCTCGGCCGATCTCGGCGAGAACAACTGCACCACCATCCGGGGGGCCGACAGCTTCCTGCCCGAAGCGTTGAGCGGCTCGCCGTACGGCCGCAATCTGCATTTCGGCGTGCGCGAGCACGCCATGG from Actinoplanes derwentensis includes these protein-coding regions:
- a CDS encoding LacI family DNA-binding transcriptional regulator, whose translation is MPQIDPPRRRRVSMADVARLAGVSTQTVSRVSTGYSGVDGSTRRQVLAAMKELGYRPNGAARALKHGEFKTLGVMLGSLADTGSGRILESIAAQAVLAGYAITLIPVQAPTRSGFIGAFTRFDELAVDGIIILMKAQLLDEVGMALPPTLPHVVVVDSDISHRYSTVDSDHAEGVRLAVRHLLKLGHRTVWHVSGPEQSAAAIRRAVAWRSELEAAGQTIPPLLHGDWSARSGYVAGLDLADRPGCTAVLAANDQTALGLLKAFQERGKDVPEQISVVGFDDIPEATSFIPSLTTVRQDFAEVGRLCLQEILHQIRGEGSRRTQTLVPAQLVVRGSTAVSRACGTATSGSPPSASAG
- a CDS encoding radical SAM protein, producing MTTQKFKPPAKGPSWLVIQLLERCNLRCTMCYEWGENGSYLELSKLAELDEDLLLNTLKESLPARPYVEFFGGEPLLYKGIWKAMDLLREGGCQLVFPTNGTTLRSHADRLVTDSPTRIWVSLDGPEEINDRQRGRGVYQKAMRGIEEVSEQKRRTGLRYPELGITFLITPDNYLTIEQFFRDVDLSHLGAISVELQSYATPEMHRHYSLVAHDVFGVTSTPHAASYVRDPKIFADVDVDELVRQLLAVRKLCEANNVRFWTRPETVDTGTIAAYLAADWSKMNDFHQRCAIPWRYAEISARGEVTTCHTFYDITIGNIHEQSLLEIWQGDRAKKVRDHVRKELFPICPTCSRFYSLGAHPVGPQG
- a CDS encoding radical SAM protein, with the protein product MSHPRTAKTIDSREFSDLKRTIEIRSRTKSALDADPTYASPIPDEISLQLTYKCNLRCLHCYQWNEQGFLREYSHEMQRTELGVDIIERVLTATDDNRAKLFLWGGEPLMHSKFGEVAQLLEQHPRTVTMCTNGLLMERNAESLLRIGENLNLLVSLDGLAGDHEALRGRGTFPRTVRNIERMLDLQRSGDFRGIVSVSCMVSNETVHNMYEFMEWAEELGVHSVYFQFPWYISESVAAEMDEMYAREFSWLNPPKPGERPTWHSYTYRLNPETIPVLRDSMRRLAERRWRARIRYQPQLAADEVEDFVLGTSRPAQRRSKCLAVSNRMEVHADGNVSSCKFFSEFIVGDLHEEDVVELWRGERFRRVRETLRGTGLMPVCSKCILLYLNGI
- a CDS encoding acyl carrier protein, which codes for MDEMALLKQLLAEAVGDGTPAAEIDDDADIVNDIGIDSIQMITFLLSVEDALDVNLDFENLDLADLTSLRQFHTFVVSMRATAA
- a CDS encoding glycosyltransferase family protein; the encoded protein is MIAILTSGVALGAYVPGLLLARRLNESGTAARVDVLERLFPGPIRDRIQVNRRLFHRDFRLARAAHALARDQRNLLDADLTARLLEEWTGSGVSTVVVFSGFWAPVVDAYQRTTLGLRVERCHVDAIHSPSFQAGGDIAGAGDVWLMDSRRGTVDITIPVSGEPVIPWADREPRMLVHGGGWGMGTFLTDAQRLARGGVQLDVVAHERADITFRDGTRYFTSDPDWQPWSDGGFPPFGEVRGDGSVGYRAATRCPASFDLVRQGIAVVSKPGAGTLLDSLHAATPMILLEPLGEWEEHNGRLWQRNGFAVSLDEWCSRGRPLELLGDLHRNLLRARSATPSYADRFLEGGAVPGESPAPRTRGRSQR
- a CDS encoding phosphotransferase family protein; translated protein: MESITKNRQPAEKLRAMVSRAYGPHQLPADSGQWFSELSHGLFNAVYRIRLRSGKQVVLKVAPAPEVEVMTYERGTMATELTALQLIAEHTKVPVPAVHFADRTHELCDADYFFMSYVEADNLNAVRNKLTQAQIDAYDLALGSITRELNSLHGELFGPLTGPGETTWRATFLRMIEELLGDGERRDVDLGCAYDRIRAILSAHADSLDEVTEPHFVAWDLWPGNCMVRDGEIVAIVDHERAFYGDPLMEFGFAGHELSAFGDPAVFLSGYGHTSLRPGERVRRRLYNLHLLIVQIIETEYRQHQDTGQYDWAREHLRTAVHLFDEPIR
- a CDS encoding MATE family efflux transporter is translated as MTESAKPPLASDATTALGTAPLGRLLWHTCSQTTLSVGVYGFYALTNAWFVAHGVGADAMAAVNLAAPVLLVMGAVSTTVGAGGASLVSRRLGAGDPAGAARAAGNAFAIYWLIAIAVTVSGLIALDPLLGVLGAGAGTSDYSRDYLVVLLCGTLTYTGFSSLVRAEGRQRYATALWVVAVVVQIILDPLLIYGFDLGVRGAALGTVGGQTVSALMSLWFFFGQSTRPYRVGVRDLLPRLAVLRELIGIGAPSFLAGLGATLLVVLVNRALATATVALAAYAVCARIQTFITMPQMGISQGIQPIVGYNAGRGLSERVLRVRTLALRATLGYGVLASAVLILLADPLTRIFVEEPEVALESAQVLRILAVGIAVAGVVPLTSAYFQSLGHLRPAYVISVGTLLIIKLPLVLALAVLGEVGVWFSLAAGELLSACVALLAISRLYTVTGRSETSTIRPPRS
- a CDS encoding MupA/Atu3671 family FMN-dependent luciferase-like monooxygenase, which codes for MDFSLFYFADDGEAAGDRYRLLMEGARFADEHGFAAVWTPERHFHRFGGLFPNPAVTAAAVAATTSRVKVRAGSVVLPLHHPVRVAEEWAVIDNLSRGRAGLALASGWNPQDFLLAPEAYADRRQRTVAAVDTLRRLWRGDPYEAETPLKVYPPPVQSDIPLWLTSSGNVETFEAAGRAGTGLLTNLLTHDMDSLSDKVVKYRRAFADSGRDGRGHVVLMLHACLGDNLPAVEDLVREPLRRYLMSALDLNLRSAGPSASAATPGRQSARERAESWARTTFAPAAVDSAYLRYLTTDGLFGSVSDALAVVDRARRADVDEIACLIDFGIPAEAALHGLNYLDELRAAAQAEHRITKINL